In Euleptes europaea isolate rEulEur1 chromosome 10, rEulEur1.hap1, whole genome shotgun sequence, the genomic window GCTATGTATATTTGCATATTGGACTATACGTGCAATCTATTTGTTGCAGAGGGAAAGGAGCCGCAGGGCAATGCAGAGACAtttgctgaagaaaaacaagCCAGTATTTACCCTGATGCTCTCCTCCAGGTCCGCTTCACACGGCCTCACCATGCACAGCCTGCTTTGCTTCTCCAGTCTGCAGTAGGCATTGTCATTGGTGACTCTGGCGGAGATGCCCATTCCACAGGTCTTTGAGCAGGCGCTCCATTCAGTGGTCTGGACCAAACAGTTGGCACGCATCAACGACGGGTCAGGGCCGTAAGTGTCTTCCAATCTATATGCTGAAGCGCACCGTGAAAAAAGAAGAATAAGTTGCAACTGTGTTGCGGGAGAGGTGGAAGACGTGGTCCCGGTACCCAGCGCCATGGGAGGCCGATGCTCCCATTGTCtgcaggaaagctcccacttACCAGCCAGAGCCGGTCCCACGGCCGTCTGCTCCTTGTCCTTGGGCTGGTCGCACACCCATTCCTCGCAGCATTTGCCCGGGAGCTTCGCCcgccgggggtgggggcagtcGGGGCTCGGCAGGCGGACGTCCATGGCGCAGAGGGGCACGCAGCCCACCGCCCCGTCCAGGCAGGTGCACTGGTACTTGCAGCTGCTCTGGAACGACTCCCCGCTCCGGTAGACCAGCCCTCCGAACACGCACGGGGCGCCGTCCTTGGCTGCGAgggggcagggaagagcgccactGAGGACTCGCCCCGAAACCCAGCCCAGCCCCCCCAGTGCTCGTGCGCCCCCTCCCCGCGggccggcaggagccttccctccccggggaagcgagggaggggtgtgggggggggtgggcgCTCACCGGTGCACACGCCGACGCGGCGTCCGGCGGGGGCTCCGAAGTCGCAGAAGAGGCCCTTGTGGGGGTCGCAGGGCTCCCGCTCGCCGCACAGCTCGCCCAGCTGCCTGGCGCACACGCGGCAGCAGCCGCAGCCGTCGCCCACCAGGCTCACCCCGGGCGGGCACGTCGGGGCCGTCGTCGCGGCGCACCGGCTGCACGGGCCGCCGCACTCCTGGCCGGACGCCTGctgggcagacagacagacagacagacagtcggACACGCGCAAGAGCCGGGCCGGGAACAGCCCCCCGCCCGCCCTCGACGCCCCCTCCGGAGACGCTTACCCGGCCCGAGAGGGCGACGAGGAGCGCCAAGGCCCAGGCGCCCAGACCCGTCCTGGCCGGCATGCTGTCCGCTCGCTCGCAGCTGGGGGAAGCAAGAAAGCAACgaggaggtggcggcggcgggggaaGCTGGCGGGCCGGCGAGAGAGTTGCGCTGCGCTGCGACGGCTGGGCTGGACTGGACTGGACTGGTCTGGTGCGGCGTCGTCCTCCGGCGCTGGTCTGAGGCTGCGGCGGGCGTCGGCGCGCCTTTTATGGCCTCCCGGCGGCCGGGCCGGGCCAATGGGCTGAATGGGCTCCTGCGCAAACAGCCGCATTCCTTGCATTCCTCGCCACCTGCCCGCCTCTTCGGCTCGAGCCTGACCCCTGCACACGCCGCATTCCTGCCGTCGGGAAACGCCGCCGCCGCGCTCCGGCCCACAGACGAGGCGCTgggtggccgccgccgccgccgccgccggccgggAAGGGAGGGCGTTTGCGCCAGCCGCCAGCCCGGAGTCTTCCCACCGCCACAGGCCTGACGGAGAGGACCCCAAAAGACGGCTCCTTTTCGCgcgcaaaccccccccccccccggccttcacCGCACCAGACCCGCGTTCCGCAAAAACGCGGCCGCGGCGGGTGTCCGCCCTACCCCCCAGAACACAGAAAGCACCTTTACGACAAAAGGGAGCAAGAAACGAGATTATTTATTGCTTGGAAAGTACTGTGGCTACAAAAGAATCAAGTCCGCGGTTGGAACCCTCGCTGGTTActtttgagagggggggggggacaatcccCTTTAAATCCACAGGGTTCAAAATAAGCTGCTTGTAAAACTCTCTGGTCCTCGCACTTTAATGGAGAACTTGAAATGAACAGAGGGGCCCCTAAAAATCATCTCCATCTTTCAGGACTCCCCAGTTACATACAATATCTCCTTAAAACAAACGGATACGTTAAGAACACCCGCCTTTCAAACTTGGATGATACGCAGTACCAAGAAACCCTTAAAGActatttatttagatacttataccctgcttttctccccaaaggggacccaaaacaTCCTTTGCCCCTGtgctattttatcttcacagtgaCCTtctaaggtaggtgggactggcccaaggtcaccctgcaaacttccatggcagagtggagattcaaatcttggtctcccagatccgagcCGGACACTCGAACCACGACAGGTTAGAATCCCACCTGTGCTCACGAGACAAAAAAATGTGGCGTGCCTCGACTGCCCCTTTCTTTGCAATGGCAAGGTGAGCTCCTGGTGCAAAGAAGGATGCAGGTGCAGTCTGGTTCCTCTCCACCGACAGAAACGAGACGCCTCCGTTTCGAGAATTTGTGGCTGGATCttggcaatttatttatttattctcaaCAATTGTACTTCACCTTTGGCCATAGGAAGGGCCCCAGTCTCAATAAAGTGCAGCCGAACTGTGCTCTTAAGACCCATTTGCAATGAATGAAATGCGCACACTTTTCTTTGGattgtggccactgtgtgacatcCACAATGCACAGGATTTGGTGCAGAAGCCTAATAGGAATGAATGAAGGCTGCACAGTAAACGTTACCTGGTATCTGGGATGTAATCCACTAAGCAGCAGTTTATCagctccatttccatttatttactagctcctttgaccaaaggtcttgagcttaaccataacaataatacataatacaacaacacataatcaatttacaacacccaacgtataagTTTATCAGCTCTAATAAGAATTGACTTGGTAGCCAGTGGACTGGGCATTTAGACCCCGTTGGCTAGGTTCTTAGCAGAAGGCATGATAAAACTTCTGTTTGACTGGACGGGTTAAATCTCTTGTTTTTCTCAGGCACttagcgcctccccccccccaatatttaatCCTCCCCAGAAACAGGTTAAGAATGTATTGTTTGATTCATCTCATGCCATTAGTGTTGTGATGGGCAGAGAGTTCAGATGGAagaagggggggcagggagaggttgCCAGGGTGGTTGCTATGATCATGCCtgggaattcccccctcccagtttctTATCTGTGCAAGAAGACAACAAGGCTCGACAAATATAGAAGCAGACTGTTTTTGGATAATTTCTCATGATGAGTCAGTTTCCGACTGTGGTTgcgcttttgtgtgtgtgtgtaacatagATATTTGTGGACCTTTCTTATTATCTCACTCCAAAGTAATATGTTATACAGTGTCTGGTTTGCAATGGGCTCTGTGGACTGCTGATTCACGCAGGGATATTTTTCCTAATAGGTACTTTCTATGAATAGAGAGAGTGAGCATGTTTGCCCTGAAATACTTGGCACAGGAAAGTGAGGCTGAAGCATAGAAGATGTGGCTCTCTTTTTCCCACTGCGTACGTTCAAGTAATTTGTAAGCAACACATTCCGCCCTCACACTTCTGTGCTCCTTATCCCCCCCTCATGACtataaaaatctattaaaaatgaAAGGTCACCactattccccccaaaaaatattttaGTAGAATATGGCACAGTGAACAGCAGTAGGCTTGCTATGGGAAGCCTGCTTGAATACGTCTCTCCCCCCCAGCTATGAAACTTATGGGGCAATCATAATTTTTTAGCTTATCCTACTTCACAGTGTTGCTGGGAAACAAAAACATTGCTCTAAGAATGGTCAGCAGCACCCTAGTCCGAAGAGCAGGACAGTTGCTGATTCTTCTCCCTTAAAGTTCTCACTGGTTTACCACAGCTGGTGCTGCTATCCTGCCTGTTAGCTTTCCAGGCCATGCCCCAAGGGATGCTGTCCACATCTCTTAAGACAATGGGAGAATCTTCTTCTTTGGGGTAGAATATGACCATGCtggccctgatcttgtcagatcatgggaagctaagccctggttagtattgggatgggaacaaggctggttccaggtttggaGGGACTCCAGGCaagggctcccctcccctcctctgctcaTCTCAGGCCCTCCTCTCACACTCTCCTTCTTTCCCACTCATCTGCATGCCTCCCACTTGCCTGTGTGTCCTTCCCCTGCCCGCCTGCAGGCCCTCTCACCACTGCCAGTGTTCACAGTCATCTGCACTGCCTGCGATCCTTTCCCCAGTGGCACTATAGCAATGTGAGTATCTGGGAGCACAGGTGGTGGAAAGCTAGCAAGTAAGTGGGTGGGAGTGACAGCAGTGAGACCttccagaagccctgggccctggcagctgccccacctcagggtatgctgatgctggccctggatgggagaccatcaagggagtggagggttgttacgcagaggcgggtaatggcaaaccacttgtgtTAGTTTGTtgacttgaaaatcctacagggtcaccataagttggctgtcacttgatgacactttccaccaccatcttgGCTCCAGGGAGGTCAACAAAAGTCCTCTCCCACCTCACTTTCAcattcccacccctccaccccacaGTTCCTCTGGCCATCAGGAACAGTCCCACCAGGTACAGGATGTTGGGTACCATGGACATGCATCCATCTAAATTTCTCTTAAGTGGAAGTGAAAATATTAATATCCGTGCATAGAGTGGTAGCTTTTCTTTCCTAAATTCTACATTCTCTTAAACATTCTTCTTAGTGCTATTTGAAAAATGCTATTTAGGTCATATAAGAATGTATTTCTGTTTAACCGTTTAACAAATCAATGTGAATAAATTTAAAAGACAGACAAATAGATCAATTAAAATCAGCTACCAGCTTTAATCTTGCCCCCCCAGCGCAGCGCAGCTTGAACattctttttcacacacacccaaataaATCCCCCATACTTCCATTTATGATTCTATAGTATGTAAAGTAAGATAaggagccctgtggagcagagtggtaagttgaagtactgcagtccaagctctgctcacgacctgagttcgatcctgacggacattggtttcagatagccggctcaaggttgactcagccttccatccttccgaggtcggtaaaatgagtacccagcttgctgggggtaaagggaagatgactgggaaaggcacaggcaaaccaccccgtaaacaaagtctgcctagcaaatgtcgggatgtgacatcaccccatgggtcaggaatgacgcggtgcttgcacaggggacctttacctttttaaagtaaaatatctTCATCCAATAGTCATTAGATCATTTTAAGCTTTCTTTTTACCTGGCTACATTTTCATTTTTGTAAGCAGGTTGTATATAGTTTCGTGTGTCCACTATTTACTCAGTGCTGAATAAATGCAGCCATTTGCTTGCAAGCGTTCAAATAAATGTAGGTTTCAAATAAATGAAAGGATTTTTTCCATTAAAAAGGAGATTTTTATTCAAAACTAGTGTGGTACTGGAAAGAGGTATTACGTATGTTGTGGGAtggaaggaggagagagaaactGGAAATACAAATCACTAACCTATAAAGTTCATGGCATGTGAGAATGAATAGCTCTAATCCCATATGGGAATAACTTTTAAATACCTCTTATCtacaaggttgttttttttttttgggggggtgtcatTTAGGAACCTGAAAATCACCCAGTTAATTCTCCTGAAGATAATTTGCATGTAAACTATCCTTAATATTCACCCATATAACAAATAATGCTAGATTGAGAAGTccggttttaataaataaaagccaCTGTGCTGTGTTTCAGAACCCTTCTGGATCcaatagaaagccagcatggagaggtcagagtgttggactaggttctgggaaacccagattgaAATCCCCACTTTACTatgaagcttgctgaatgaccttgggctaatctctctctctccccatctaagggttgttgggaggataaaatgaaagaaaggagATGTGCCTCCTTGACTTCCTTGGATGAACAGTAAGATAAAAAGgtactacataaataaatactgcaAGCCACAAATGCCCTGCTTACAAAAATGAAGATGATTACAACACAACCCATAAACAGGTTAAGTGTGGTGCTTAGATCTGAGCCAATAGCATGGGACTACCCTCAGTTATTTTGAATTACCAACGAGATTAATGGGACTTTGAAATATGTGTTTCTAAGGTCAGAGTGCCAACCAATTTCTATCCAAGCATTTCAGCTTCTCAGTGTGATAGATCAAATAAttgtgtttgttgtgcaagttacACAACTTTCTCCCACGAAGTTCAGAGCCAGGTGTTGAGATGCAATGTGGCTTTGAACAGGCCTGTACTTGTCAAAAGGGAAGGAGAAGTGAAGGCACAGTTAGTGGCAGACAGAGGTGGGCATGGCCTATGAGCTTAGAGAATGCCACAAAGTCCCATGCTTTGTCAGAGGGTACTGTTGGAAGTCTATCACAATCAGAGGCCATGTGTGACTCTTCAGCATGGTCATGTGAGTGTATGTGTCATGTgtcataaagtcacagctgacttaaggtgacttatggggttttaaaggcaagaga contains:
- the CCN2 gene encoding CCN family member 2 is translated as MPARTGLGAWALALLVALSGRQASGQECGGPCSRCAATTAPTCPPGVSLVGDGCGCCRVCARQLGELCGEREPCDPHKGLFCDFGAPAGRRVGVCTAKDGAPCVFGGLVYRSGESFQSSCKYQCTCLDGAVGCVPLCAMDVRLPSPDCPHPRRAKLPGKCCEEWVCDQPKDKEQTAVGPALAAYRLEDTYGPDPSLMRANCLVQTTEWSACSKTCGMGISARVTNDNAYCRLEKQSRLCMVRPCEADLEESIRKGKKCIRTPKISSPVKFELSGCTSVKTYRAKFCGVCTDGRCCTPHRTATLPVEFKCPDGEVMKKRMMFIKTCACHYNCPGDNDIFESVYYRKMYGDMA